From Maylandia zebra isolate NMK-2024a linkage group LG11, Mzebra_GT3a, whole genome shotgun sequence, one genomic window encodes:
- the prss35 gene encoding inactive serine protease 35 has product MGHIPFCVLVPVTVLAVVAVAAVDDEYTWPQWKVPLVRKRRTVPLSSPSFSAHPQPELSGTCGIECQRRLPSPSLEDLEQFLSYETVYENGTRTFTSISVQGLNEMTAWSRNASSSSRHKREVYGTDTRFTIADKQFSTKYPFSSSVKVSTGCSGVLVSPKHVLTAAHCIHDGKDYLDGVQKLRVGILKEKSRRGKGGRERGGRRKGRRRKGDTAQEDGQEKDENGGKGRGKGKSRKNRNRRSVESEKPSFRWTRVKKTQVPKGWFKGVSGGLAADYDYAVLELKKSSKVKHMDLGVISSVKKLPAGRIHFSGFDDDRPGNLVYRFCSVSEESSDLLYQYCDAKPGSSGSGVYIRLKEPGKKKWKRKIIGVFSGHQWVDVNGDGTQQDYNVAVRITPLKYAQICNWVHGDSSACQVA; this is encoded by the coding sequence ATGGGCCACATACCCTTCTGTGTCCTGGTCCCAGTGACAGTGCTGGCTGTGGTGGCTGTAGCTGCTGTAGATGATGAGTACACCTGGCCGCAGTGGAAAGTTCCTCTGGTGAGGAAAAGACGTACTGTGCCTCTCAGCAGCCCAAGCTTCTCAGCTCATCCACAGCCAGAGCTAAGTGGGACTTGTGGGATCGAGTGCCAGCGTCGCCTTCCTTCACCTTCCCTGGAAGACTTGGAGCAGTTCTTGTCTTACGAGACAGTCTACGAAAATGGCACACGCACGTTTACTTCCATTTCTGTGCAGGGTCTCAACGAGATGACTGCATGGTCCAGAAATGCCTCGTCTAGCTCTCGCCACAAACGAGAGGTGTATGGCACAGATACCCGCTTCACCATCGCTGATAAGCAGTTCTCTACCAAATATCCGTTTTCCAGCTCTGTGAAGGTGTCCACAGGCTGTTCTGGGGTTCTGGTATCCCCTAAACATGTGCTGACTGCTGCCCACTGCATCCATGATGGAAAGGATTATCTAGATGGAGTGCAGAAACTACGTGTCGGGATTCTGAAGGAGAAATCCAGGCGAGGGAaaggaggcagagagagaggaggacgACGAAAAGGTAGAAGAAGAAAGGGAGACACAGCTCAAGAAGACGGACAGGAAAAGGATGAGAATGGCGGTAAAGGGAGGGGAAAAGGGAAAAGTAGGAAGAACCGGAATAGGCGAAGCGTGGAATCTGAGAAACCATCATTTAGGTGGACAAGAGTCAAAAAGACCCAGGTTCCTAAGGGTTGGTTCAAAGGCGTGTCAGGTGGACTGGCTGCGGATTACGACTATGCTGTTCTGGAGCTGAAGAAATCCTCAAAAGTCAAGCACATGGATCTGGGTGTGATCTCCTCAGTCAAGAAGCTTCCTGCTGGGAGGATCCACTTCTCCGGCTTCGATGATGACCGACCTGGTAACTTGGTGTACCGGTTCTGCTCCGTGTCTGAGGAATCCAGTGATTTGTTGTACCAATACTGCGATGCCAAACCTGGCTCCAGTGGCTCTGGGGTCTACATCCGCCTCAAAGAACCAGGCAAGAAGAAGTGGAAGAGAAAGATCATTGGAGTCTTCTCCGGTCACCAGTGGGTGGATGTTAATGGGGACGGGACGCAGCAGGATTACAACGTGGCAGTGAGGATAACACCCCTGAAATATGCTCAGATCTGCAACTGGGTCCATGGGGACTCAAGCGCGTGCCAGGTAGCCTAA